One window of Misgurnus anguillicaudatus chromosome 13, ASM2758022v2, whole genome shotgun sequence genomic DNA carries:
- the LOC141369321 gene encoding uncharacterized protein, whose protein sequence is MHPLKATKTPNELYPQGCPRGGENEHPNRTDIQVMTNAYGETTMSAACICGKVCKNRHGLKIHQAKMKCLREKQVEQRTGLAPGETQEEPGPESPHSAQNLHAPQASTQIRHSEHHRVKWPAANKEGEWLKFDEDLNQVLEATARGNADQKLRAMSTMIISIGAERFGVKKHQLARSVAEPNRREVKISQLRSELRLLRRQFKAARDEEKAGLAELRHTLRKRLTTLRRAEWHRRRGKERVRKRVAFISNPFGFTKKILGQKRSGQLECTEEEVNKHLSATYSDSARDKDLGPCKKLITPPEPTSTFNTREPTLKEVVEIVKAARTGSAPGPSGVPYVVYKRCPRLLERLWKLIKVIWRRGKVAQQWRHAEGVWIPKEESSSTIEQFRVISLLSVECKIFFSILARRLTDFLLRNAYIDTSVQKGGVPKIPGCIEHTGVVTQLRREAREGKGDLAILWLDLANAYGSIPHRLVETSLDRHYVPDKIKNLILDYYNSFSLRVTSGAEKSAFHRLEKGIITGCTISVILFALAMNMLVKSAEVECRGPITKSGIRQPPIRAFMDDLTVTTTSVPGCRWILQGLEHLIKWARMDFKPAKSRSLVVRKGKVTDQFRFTLGGIQIPSVREKPVKSLGKIYDCSLKDTAAIQTTTNQLGSWLMAVDKSGLPGKYKAWIYQHGILPRLLWPLLVYDVPITTVEGFERKVSSFLRKWLGLPRSLSDIALYGRKNKLKLPFSSLKEEFMVTRAREVLLYRDSSDIKVSSAGIEVRTGRKWKAHEALEMAESRLRHGVLVGAVESGRAGLGSNQTPRFNKAQGKEKRQLIQDEVRAGEEESRGSRAVGMRQQGAWTRWEQAAERRISWAELWKSEPHRIKFLVKSVYDVLPSPSNLFRWGLSDTPLCSLCKRGGSLEHILSCCPKALGDGRYRWRHDQVLKAIAEVISTGIIDSRHQRPIRQNITFVKAGEKPHQRMKQTGGLLATAQDWQLNVDLGRQLKFPENIAVTTLRPDIVLVSEKTRQVVLLELTVPWEDRMEEAFERKRAKYEELAAERRSRGWRTRCYPIEVGCRGFVGQSLIRALKMLGVKGLHSRKAIKNITDVAEKASRWLWIKRGDPWIIQATQTQARV, encoded by the coding sequence ATGCACCCATTAAAAGCTACGAAAACCCCTAATGAATTATACCCCCAGGGGTGCCCGAGAGGGGGGGAGAATGAGCACCCCAACAGGACGGATATACAGGTAATGACCAATGCTTATGGAGAAACGACAATGagtgcagcctgcatatgtgGCAAAGTCTGCAAGAACCGGCATGGCCTGAAGATCCACCAGGCCAAAATGAAATGCTTGAGGGAGAAGCAAGTGGAGCAACGCACAGGTCTAGCACCTGGTGAGACGCAGGAGGAGCCCGGCCCGGAGTCACCCCACAGTGCCCAGAACCTCCACGCCCCACAAGCCTCAACCCAAATCAGACATTCCGAACACCACCGGGTCAAGTGGCCTGCTGCAAACAAGGAGGGAGAGTGGCTCAAGTTTGATGAGGACCTGAACCAAGTCCTTGAAGCTACTGCGAGGGGGAATGCAGACCAGAAGTTGAGAGCTATGTCAACAATGATCATTAGCATCGGAGCTGAAAGGTTTGGCGTTAAGAAACATCAACTGGCCAGAAGTGTGGCAGAGCCAAACCGACGGGAAGTGAAGATCAGCCAGCTAAGGAGTGAGCTCAGACTGCTTAGGCGGCAGTTTAAGGCGGCAAGGGATGAGGAAAAGGCTGGTTTGGCAGAACTCCGCCACACCCTAAGGAAAAGGCTAACCACCCTCCGGCGAGCGGAGTGGCATAGGAGGCGGGGTAAAGAGAGAGTTAGGAAACGCGTCGCCTTTATCTCTAACCCGTTTGGTTTTACAAAGAAGATCCTCGGGCAGAAAAGAAGTGGCCAGCTCGAGTGCACTGAAGAAGAGGTTAATAAGCACCTCAGTGCCACCTACAGTGACAGCGCAAGAGACAAAGATCTCGGGCCATGTAAGAAGCTGATAACTCCGCCAGAACCCACCTCGACATTTAACACCAGGGAAccaactttgaaggaagttgtAGAAATCGTCAAGGCTGCTAGAACCGGCTCGGCACCAGGCCCGAGTGGAGTGCCGTACGTCGTCTATAAGAGGTGCCCCAGACTCTTGGAGAGGTTATGGAAACTGATTAAGGTCATCTGGAGGAGAGGGAAGGTGGCGCAGCAGTGGCGACATGCAGAGGGTGTCTGGATCCCGAAGGAGGAGAGCTCGAGCACCATCGAGCAGTTCAGAGTCATCTCGCTCCTTAGTGTTGAGTGCAAGATCTTCTTCAGCATTCTTGCCCGACGCCTGACAGACTTCCTCCTGAGGAATGCATATATTGATACCTCTGTGCAGAAGGGGGGAGTCCCAAAGATTCCAGGATGCATTGAGCATACAGGAGTTGTCACCCAGCTGCGACGTGAAGCACGTGAAGGCAAAGGGGATCTTGCAATCCTCTGGCTTGATCTTGCCAATGCCTACGGGTCAATCCCGCATAGACTGGTAGAAACCTCACTCGACCGACATTACGTTCCAGACAAAATCAAGAACCTCATACTGGACTATTACAACTCTTTCAGTTTGAGAGTCACCTCAGGAGCGGAAAAATCTGCATTTCATCGGCTGGAGAAGGGCATTATCACTGGATGTACAATTTCTGTGATATTGTTTGCCTTGGCAATGAATATGCTGGTGAAGTCAGCAGAGGTGGAGTGCAGAGGCCCAATTACCAAGTCAGGCATACGGCAGCCCCCCATCAGAGCATTCATGGATGATCTGACGGTGACCACAACATCAGTCCCGGGGTGCAGATGGATCCTCCAAGGGCTCGAGCACCTCATCAAATGGGCTCGGATGGACTTTAAGCCAGCCAAGTCCAGGTCCCTGGTAGTGAGGAAAGGTAAGGTTACAGACCAGTTCCGTTTCACACTAGGAGGCATCCAGATACCATCTGTTCGAGAAAAGCCAGTCAAGAGCCTAGGCAAGATCTACGACTGTTCCCTGAAGGACACCGCAGCAATTCAGACGACCACTAACCAGTTGGGAAGCTGGCTGATGGCTGTGGACAAGTCAGGTCTGCCAGGTAAATATAAAGCCTGGATTTACCAGCATGGCATCCTGCCCCGACTGCTCTGGCCATTGCTGGTCTATGATGTTCCAATCACCACCGTTGAAGGCTTTGAGAGGAAAGTCAGCAGTTTCCTGCGGAAGTGGCTAGGGCTACCAAGGAGTCTCAGTGACATTGCCTTGTACGGTAGGAAGAACAAGCTAAAACTGCCTTTCAGTAGTTTGAAGGAAGAGTTCATGGTAACCAGAGCAAGAGAGGTGCTACTTTACAGAGACTCCAGTGACATCAAAGTCTCTTCAGCAGGCATAGAGGTTAGAACTGGCAGGAAGTGGAAGGCCCATGAGGCATTAGAGATGGCTGAGTCACGGCTGCGACATGGCGTGCTGGTAGGAGCGGTGGAATCTGGACGGGCAGGACTGGGGAGCAACCAAACACCTCGCTTTAACAAGGCCCAGGGAAAAGAAAAGCGGCAGCTGATTCAAGATGAGGTCCGAGCAGGGGAGGAGGAATCCCGCGGCAGCAGAGCAGTAGGGATGCGGCAGCAGGGGGCATGGACCCGATGGGAGCAGGCGGCGGAGCGAAGGATATCATGGGCAGAATTGTGGAAGTCGGAGCCACACCGAATCAAATTTCTGGTTAAGTCTGTCTATGATGTCCTCCCTAGCCCATCCAATCTATTTCGCTGGGGCTTGTCAGATACACCTTTGTGCTCACTCTGCAAGAGAGGAGGGTCATTGGAGCACATCTTGAGCTGCTGTCCCAAAGCACTGGGGGATGGGCGCTACCGTTGGCGCCACGACCAAGTGCTGAAGGCCATAGCAGAGGTTATCAGCACTGGGATCATAGACAGCAGACACCAGCGACCAATAAGGCAGAACATCACCTTTGTTAAAGCCGGGGAGAAGCCACATCAGCGCATGAAACAAACAGGGGGGCTGCTCGCAACAGCACAGGACTGGCAGCTGAATGTCGACCTAGGGAGACAGCTCAAATTCCCAGAGAACATTGCAGTGACCACGCTCAGGCCAGACATAGTCCTGGTGTCGGAAAAAACACGGCAAGTGGTCCTGCTGGAGTTGACGGTCCCCTGGGAAGACCGGATGGAGGAGGCGTTTGAGAGGAAGAGGGCAAAATATGAGGAACTGGCAGCCGAACGCCGAAGCAGGGGGTGGAGGACAAGATGCTATCCCATCGAGGTTGGGTGTAGAGGATTTGTCGGCCAGTCACTCATCAGGGCCCTCAAGATGCTTGGAGTGAAGGGACTGCACAGTAGGAAAGCCATTAAGAACATCACGGACGTCGCTGAAAAGGCGTCAAGATGGCTGTGGATCAAGCGGGGTGATCCGTGGATCATACAAGCTACTCAGACACAAGCCAGGGTCTGA
- the marchf9 gene encoding E3 ubiquitin-protein ligase MARCHF9 isoform X2 — protein sequence MFKNRIRMFFNELKVLVFMRSGSRRPDTVADPNRSNAMRGLGMGGCGWPPFVDCSSRDDEEEYYGSDPRPRSLAFEEKDPKLQAGLDAVSLTSSTASGMRSPQCRICFQGPEQGELLSPCRCDGSVRCTHQPCLIRWISERGSWSCELCYFKYQVLAISTKNPLQWQAISLTVIEKVQIAAIILGSLFLIASISWLVWSSLSPSAKWQRQDLLFQICYGMYGFMDIVCIGLIIHEGSSVYRIFKRWQAVNQQWKVLNYEKSKDLGDPLSSSGKAGGRGSRSNPHGLTSGSRGGQRVRRLRTILNHHCGYTILHILSQLRPSDPRLGTATNREVVMRVTTV from the exons ATGTTTAAGAACCGGATCCGCATGTTTTTTAACGAACTGAAGGTGCTGGTTTTCATGCGATCCGGTTCTAGACGGCCCGACACTGTCGCAGACCCGAACAGATCCAACGCTATGAGGGGGCTCGGGATGGGCGGCTGCGGATGGCCGCCCTTCGTCGACTGCTCCAGCCGTGACGATGAGGAGGAATACTACGGCAGCGACCCGAGACCCAGGAGCCTGGCGTTTGAAGAGAAAGACCCGAAACTGCAGGCGGGCCTGGACGCGGTCAGCCTCACCAGCAGCACGGCCAGCGGCATGAGATCACCCCAGTGCCGAATCTGCTTCCAGGGCCCCGAACAG GGGGAGTTGTTGAGTCCATGCCGCTGTGACGGCTCTGTACGCTGTACTCATCAGCCCTGCCTGATTCGCTGGatcagtgagagaggttcatgGAGCTGTGAGCTCTGCTACTTCAAGTACCAAGTTCTGGCCATCAGCACCAAGAACCCACTGCAG TGGCAGGCCATTTCTCTGACGGTCATCGAGAAGGTGCAGATCGCCGCCATTATACTGGGCTCACTCTTCCTCATCGCCAGCATCTCGTGGCTGGTGTGGTCTTCTCTCAGCCCTTCCGCCAAGTGGCAACGCCAGGACTTACTCTTCCAGATCTGCTACGGCATGTATGGCTTCATGGACATTGTGTGCATAG GCCTTATAATCCACGAGGGCTCATCAGTGTATAGAATCTTCAAGCGATGGCAAGCTGTTAACCAGCAATGGAAAGTATTGAACTATGAGAAGTCGAAGGACTTAGGAGACCCACTGAGCTCCAGCGGTAAAGCAGGAGGCCGCGGTTCACGCAGTAACCCGCACGGCCTGACCAGCGGCAGCAGAGGAGGTCAGCGAGTGCGCAGGTTAAGAACTATCCTCAACCATCACTGCGGCTACACCATACTCCACATCCTCAGTCAGCTGAGGCCCAGTGACCCGCGCCTCGGCACCGCCACCAACCGCGAGGTGGTGATGCGAGTCACGACTGTATGA
- the marchf9 gene encoding E3 ubiquitin-protein ligase MARCHF9 isoform X1 encodes MLVRILLSPHPCIQAVDCQKALKIIFGPGTIRPDTVADPNRSNAMRGLGMGGCGWPPFVDCSSRDDEEEYYGSDPRPRSLAFEEKDPKLQAGLDAVSLTSSTASGMRSPQCRICFQGPEQGELLSPCRCDGSVRCTHQPCLIRWISERGSWSCELCYFKYQVLAISTKNPLQWQAISLTVIEKVQIAAIILGSLFLIASISWLVWSSLSPSAKWQRQDLLFQICYGMYGFMDIVCIGLIIHEGSSVYRIFKRWQAVNQQWKVLNYEKSKDLGDPLSSSGKAGGRGSRSNPHGLTSGSRGGQRVRRLRTILNHHCGYTILHILSQLRPSDPRLGTATNREVVMRVTTV; translated from the exons ATGCTCGTTCGCATCCTCCTCTCCCCTCATCCGTGTATCCAGGCTGTGGATTGTCAGAAGGCTTTAAAAATCATCTTCGGACCTGGAACAAT ACGGCCCGACACTGTCGCAGACCCGAACAGATCCAACGCTATGAGGGGGCTCGGGATGGGCGGCTGCGGATGGCCGCCCTTCGTCGACTGCTCCAGCCGTGACGATGAGGAGGAATACTACGGCAGCGACCCGAGACCCAGGAGCCTGGCGTTTGAAGAGAAAGACCCGAAACTGCAGGCGGGCCTGGACGCGGTCAGCCTCACCAGCAGCACGGCCAGCGGCATGAGATCACCCCAGTGCCGAATCTGCTTCCAGGGCCCCGAACAG GGGGAGTTGTTGAGTCCATGCCGCTGTGACGGCTCTGTACGCTGTACTCATCAGCCCTGCCTGATTCGCTGGatcagtgagagaggttcatgGAGCTGTGAGCTCTGCTACTTCAAGTACCAAGTTCTGGCCATCAGCACCAAGAACCCACTGCAG TGGCAGGCCATTTCTCTGACGGTCATCGAGAAGGTGCAGATCGCCGCCATTATACTGGGCTCACTCTTCCTCATCGCCAGCATCTCGTGGCTGGTGTGGTCTTCTCTCAGCCCTTCCGCCAAGTGGCAACGCCAGGACTTACTCTTCCAGATCTGCTACGGCATGTATGGCTTCATGGACATTGTGTGCATAG GCCTTATAATCCACGAGGGCTCATCAGTGTATAGAATCTTCAAGCGATGGCAAGCTGTTAACCAGCAATGGAAAGTATTGAACTATGAGAAGTCGAAGGACTTAGGAGACCCACTGAGCTCCAGCGGTAAAGCAGGAGGCCGCGGTTCACGCAGTAACCCGCACGGCCTGACCAGCGGCAGCAGAGGAGGTCAGCGAGTGCGCAGGTTAAGAACTATCCTCAACCATCACTGCGGCTACACCATACTCCACATCCTCAGTCAGCTGAGGCCCAGTGACCCGCGCCTCGGCACCGCCACCAACCGCGAGGTGGTGATGCGAGTCACGACTGTATGA